The DNA window AAGATGTTCGTGGGTTTCAGCTCTTTTAAGTATCTGGTCATTCCAGAACCGCCGAGCTGGAAGAGACCTTGGGTTTCGCCTTTTGCCATTAGTTCGTAAGCTCTTTTGTCGTCAAAAGGAATTTTTGTAAGATCAATTTCTATTCCTTGCGTTTCACGAACAATTTCAACTGCCTGACCTAAAATAGAAAGATTTCGGATTCCCAAAAAATCCATTTTGACAAGACCCGCTGTTTCGACGTCGTGCATATCGAATTGAGTAATTATTTTTTCACCGGAAGTTTCTTTTTGAAGAGGGGTGTGGTCGGTGAGTTCTGTTGGCCCAATGACTACTCCCGCCGCGTGGACAGAAACGTGTCTTGCGTTGCCTTCTACCTTTTCCGCAAGGTCTATGAGTTCTTTTACTTCGGGGTCCTGATTATAGAGCTCACCAAGTTCTTTATTAACTTTTTTGGCGTTTTCGAGAGACATTGGGAATCCTTGCGCGCCGATTGGAATTAATTTGGCGATTCTATCTGCTTTGCTGTAGGGCCAACCTAAAACTCTAGCAACGTCTCTGACTGCTGCCCTTGCCATCATTGTTCCAAAAGTACCGATTTGCGCGACTTTGTCCCTCCCGTATTTTTGCCTTACGTACTCGATGACGTCGTCACGTCTGTTGTCGGCAAAGTCAACGTCGATATCGGGAAGCGATGGCCTCCAAAGGTTTAAGAATCTTTCGAATGGAAGTTTAAAGAAAAGAGGATTAACCGTTGTGATCCCGAGCGCGAATGAGACGAGACTGCCGGAAGCGGAACCTCGTGTTGTTGAAATGATTCCCTCTTCACGCGACCAATTAACAAAATCGGAAACTACTAAAAAGTAAGTCGAATATCCTTTCTTAGAGATGACAGAAAGTTCGTATTCCAGTCTTTCTTTCATTTCTGCGGTGACTTCAGGCACACGAGTTTTAATTCGCTCATAGCAGAGTTTTTTGAGGTATTCGTCTGCCGTCGTATCTTTCGGAACTTCATAAGCAGGAAAGGCGAATTTGTTAATAGGGATTTCGATGTTGACTCTTTCGGCAATTTTGATGGTGTTTTCAACGGCTTCTGGGATATCACTAAAGAGCTCTTCCATCTCGCTTGGGCTCTTGAGGTAATAGGTAGGTGAATCTACCATTCGAAGCCTTTTTGTGTCGGTAATATTTTTGCCAGTTTGAATACAAACGATTGCATCTTGGGCTTGGGCGTCTGTCGCCATCACGTAATGAAGGTCGTTGGTCGCAACGAGAGGAATGCCAAGTTCCTTTGAAAGGATTTTGGACCCGGCGATTATTTTCTTTTCTTCTCTATCCATTTTTTCGAGCTCTGCGTAAATTTCAGTACCAGGAGAGTGTGAGGTTATGAATTTGTCGTACAAATGCCTTTGAATTTCTAGATAGAAATTTTCACGGCCGACAATATCTATGTATTCCTGAGCTTTTTTCTTTGCTGCATCCATGTCGCCCGCGACCAAAAGCCTCGCGACTTCCGAAGAGTTGCAGCCGGAAAGAATAATTAGTCCTTTTGCGTGTTTTTTAAGAGTTGGTTTGTCGATTCTTGGTCTGTAATAAAATCCATCTACATGGGAAATGGTTACTAGCTTCATGAGGTTTCTGTAACCTTCATAATCCCTAGCAAGAACTGTTAGGTGGAAAATTTCGTTGTCGGTGCCTGCTTCTTTATCTGTATGTGACCTTTTGGCCATATACATTTCACAGCCTATTATGGGATTGATTCCTTCTTCTTTGGCGGCCTGGTAAAACTTGATCGCGCCATAAAGCGACCCGTGGTCTGTCATTGCCAGGTGCTTCATTCCCATTACTTTTGCCTGGTTAACTAACTTTTGGATCTTTGATAAACCATCTAGGAGTGAGTACTCTGTGTGTACGTGAAGATGTGCAAAATCAGCCATTTCTAGAGTGTATTATACACGTGTTTGGCGCTTATTTCGATCGTGAGCGAGAATCAAAATACCACAGTATTTATGCTGTGTGTATTTTATTTCAGCTTGGAGAGAAGCAGATTTTTGACCTGTTGAGTGTCCGCGTTTTTGCCAACTTTTTGCATCACTTGGCCTAGGAGAAACATTAGTGCGTTCTCTTTTCCATTCTTAAAGTCATTTGCTGCTTTTGGATTTTCGGAAATAACCTTGTCGATTATTTTTGCCAGCTCACCTTCGTTGATCGCTGTTTTTTGACCGCTTGTGACGATTGATTTTACAAGAGCTGCTGGAAGCGTAGTTTCCAGATTTGGCTTTTTGTTAAGAATAACGTTGGCAATTTGTTTCGGCGTGAGGTCATGTTCTTTTGCAACTTTGGCCGCTTCATCAAAGTATATGGCAACGTTTGAATCTCGGGTTAGAATTTCGACTTCGTAAGATGAAAGCTGGTAGTCTTTTTCGAATCTCGCGAATTTTTCGTCCGGCAATTCGGGAAGAGACGATTTAAGCTCCGCTATGTATTCTTTCGTGAACCTGTGAGGCGGGAGATCCGGTTCTGGAAAGTATCTGTAGTCATGAGCCTCTTCTTTGCTTCTCTGGGAGACGGTTTTTGACCTTACTTCGTCCCACCCTCGAGTTTCCTGGGCAGGCGTGTCGCCGGCGTCTAGGATTTCGGTTTGGCGTTTTATTTCAAAGTTGATCGCCTTTTCTACAAATTTAAACGAATTTATGTTTTTAACCTCTACTTTGTAATGGGGTAAGGTTTTTTCACCGGGTTTTCTTAAAGATATGTTGGGTTCAAGCCTCATATCCCCTTTTTCCATATCTGCACTGGAAACTCCCAGGTATCTAATCGTCTGCTGGAGTTTTTTGAGATATTCAACTACTTCTTGGGCGCTTTCAAAATCAGGTTCAGTGACTATTTCTACCAATGGAACTCCTGATCTGTTGAAATCAATTAAAGACGCTTTCTTTCCGTCTACGGTTGCGTGAGTCAACTTTCCGGTATCTTCTTCCATGTGCGCCCTGGTGATTCTTATTTTTTTGCCGCTTTTCAGATTTATTGATCCTTCGATACAAAAAGGCTGATCGTACTGGCTAATCTGGTAACCTTTGGGAAGATCTGGATAAAAGTAGTTCTTGCGATCAAATTTTGAAAACGTGGGAATTTTGCAATTTAAGGCAAGCCCTACTTTTATACACCATTCTATCGCCTGCTTGTTTGCATACGGCAGCGCCCCCGGCAAGCCAAGACATACGGGGCAGATATGAGTGTTCGGGTCCTTACCAAAATAGTCCGCGCTGCATCTGCAAAACATTTTGGATTTTGTATAAAGTTCAACGTGAACTTCAAGGCCAATTACTGGTTTGTAGTTATTCATTAGTATTGCTAGATTGATTTCTCCCAACAGTTCTTCCCTCGACGTAAAAATCAACAAGACTGCCAATTCCTATCAGCAGGTATCCTGTCATGATGACCAAAGCGCGTTTTTCTTCTCCTTCAAAAAACTGTAATGCTCCTAATACACCTAGCATTTGAGTTGTGGCTATACCGGTGAGATTCCTGATTGGGTGTAGATTTGCCCCTTCTCGTGTTGTTCTATAGGTTTCTATTGCGGATTCTTTAATCATTAAATGTTTGGTGTCTTTTCGTACCATTTTGTTTCTTGCTCGTATGCGTGGCCAATTTGATAGAGTAGTTTTTCGGAAAAGTCCGGGCCGACAATCTGCATACCTACAGGAAGATCGTCGAGGAAGCCGGCGGGAACATTAAGGCTCGGAATGCCGGCTAAATTAATCGTTGGTGTAAAAATGTCCGATAAATACATCGTTAAAGGGTCGTCTGTTTTTTCTCCGAGTTTAAACGGAACTGTTGGAGACGTAGGGCAAATTAATGCGTCGACATTTTTAAAGACGTTGACGAAGTCTTCGCGAATAAGTCTTCGGACTTTCATTGCCTTGAGATAATAGGCGTCGTAATACCCGCTGGAAAGCGTGTATGTGCCAAGAATTATTCTTCGTTTGGCTTCTTGGGCAAAATGAGATCTGTCGTTTCCAAATCTAATCCCATCGTACCTTGCGAGGTTCGAAGAGACTTCGGATGGCTGGATTATGTAATAGACCGCAATTCCGTGTTCTGTGTGTGGGAGGGAGACGTCGATAATTTCTGCTCCTTGGCTCTCAAGAACCCTCGCTGTTTTTGTAATGACGTCTTTTATTTTTGAGTCGAGTTTTTCAAAATACTCTTTGGGCAATCCAATCTTTAACCCTTTGACGCCGCCTTCTATATCTTTGGTGTAATCTTTTTCCCTTTTGTCTTGCGTTGTCGCGTCAAACTCGTCGGTTCCTGCAGTCGCGTTTAAAACAAGCGCATTATCCCAAACGGTTTTTGTGAAATGGCCGATTGAATCAAGAGAAGATGCCATCGCAATGACGCCATAGCGGGAGACTAAACCGTAAGTAGGTTTAAGCCCGACTAGATTGCAAAAAGATGCAGGAAGACGGATTGAGCCTCCGGTATCAGTTCCCGTTGCGGCAAGAACCATGCCAGCAGCGACAGACGCAGCGGATCCCGAAGAAGAACCGCCCGGGACTCTTTCTAAATCGTAAGGATTGTGTGTCGGGCCATAATCTGAATTTTCCCCGCTCGAACCATGAGCCCAAGCGTCTAGGTTTGTTTTGCCTATTGCAATAGCATTTTCTGTTTTGAGTTTTGTGACAACTGCCGCGTCATAAGGCGGAATGTAATCATCTAACACTTTAGATGCCGCTGTTGTTCTTACACCTTTTGTCGAAAAAAGATCTTTTATCGCAATCGGAATTCCAGCTAGTGGAGATAATTTCTGATTGTCCGCAATCAACTCATCGACTTTTTTGGCTTGTTCCAAGGGTTCATCTTCTATTATTGTGATGAAAGCATTGAGTTTGCTATTAAGTTCTTTTGTTTTGGCAAGGTAAGCTTCTGTTAGCTCTTTTGCTGAAAACTTTTTAGTAGCTAAAAGTTTTGAGGCTTCTTGAATTGTTAAAGCGCTAGTGTCAATCATTTGGGTCTTCTTCAAAAATTGCGTTTACTTCAAAAAATCCATTGTGAGTTTTTTTAGCGTTTTTCAGCGCGTCTCCTTGTGAAAGAGAAGGGGCTGCTTCGTCGTCTCTTGCAACGTTTTCTAATCCTGTGATATTAGAAATTGGTTCCACTTTGTCTGTATCTACCTCGTTGAGTTTGGAGATGTAATTGACGACTTCGCCGAGCTGTTTTTCGAATAGAGTTTTTTCTTCTGGAGTTAAGTTCAGGTTGGCAAGCTTTGCGACATGTTCGATATCGATCGATTGTTGTAGGCCCGCAGCGTTAGCGAGGACCGCAGGGCTCTGTCTATTGGTGATTGGTGATTGGTGATTGTTTTTTTTCATTCAATTAACTATTTACTATCAACAATTAACTATTTACCCCTCATTGCATTCCCCTTAACGCTTTGACCCGCTCCGGAATTGGAGGATGAGTATTGAAAAGGCCGGAAAACCAACCAATCGCGTCGTGGCGATTTTTTAGAGGGTTCGTGATGTAAAGATGAGCTGTCGCTTTATTGGCAACCTCGAGTGGTTCTTTGTCGCTAGAAATTTTAAGAAGGGCATCGGCTAGAGCGTCCGGGTTACGGGTTAACAAAACGCCGGAAGCGTCTGCCAAAAACTCTCTTTTGCGGGAAATTGAAAGCTGAATAAGCGTTGCGATAATTGGCGCGACGAGCGCCATGATAATTCCAAGGATCATAAAGATCGCGTTACCTTTGCCGTTATCGTCACTGTCTCCCCTTGCATGGAAGGACATTCTTAAGAAGAAATCTGCCAGTAGAGCTATCATCCCTGCGAGGATTGAGACGATGGTCATGAGCCTTGTGTCGTAGTTGCCGACATGGGAAAGTTCATGCGCGGCGACACCTTCGAGCTCTTGTTTGCTGAGTTTGTCTAATATTCCGGTCGTGAAAGCGATTGCCGCGTGTTTTGGATCTCTTCCTGTCGCAAACGCGTTCGGGGCGCTGTCGTTAATTAAGTAAACTTTAGGCATTGGAAGTCCGGAGGCGATACTCAAGTTTTCGACGAGTCTAAATAATTCCGGTTTATCTTTTTTCTCTATCCTTTTGGCTTTGGAAATCGCCATAACGATTTTGTCGCTGTTGTAATAGGAAATAAAGTTCATGATGCCTGTGATTATTAAGGCAATACCGGTGAAGTCGAGGGCGGACGGGCCATCGTAGCCAAGAGCTCTGGTAAAGATATAAACGACAGACGTTGCAAATGTCGCGAAAAAGAACATTATTAGCCATGTTTTAAACTTGTTCGCACCGATGTGTGTATAGGCCGTCATAGTGCCTAATTATAACTTTTATGTCTCCACTTTTCTATTAAATAAGAGCAAACATAAAAGTTACATCAGAGTCGCGAAGCGACTGCTGATATATCAGAATCACCTCGCTATCCTGTTATATAACACGATAGTAGAAAGCGATGGCTGATATACCTCAAATTACGCCTTGAAGTTGGGCTTTTTTGATGAGTGTTTGATGATGCGGTCTTTCGACGTGGGTATGTGTCGAATCACCGCCCATTAGAACTACTAGCGATATTGCGGGTTCGTCTGTTGTAAAACCTATGTGGGTTTCATACCTTGTGATAAGCGCTCTTCCTGTCAATCTCTGGACTGTGGATCGGTTACGAAGCATAAACAAATTTCCATCGAGTTCTTGGTAGAGCTCTCCTGCATTAGGATGGCGGTGATGGGAGGTTCTTTGATACGGTGGCAAATATTGCACTAAAATCTCCAGGTTTTTTTCGCTCCCTCTTGCTAGGTACAAAGCGTCCGACGGGGAACCTGTTTTGTGTGGCTCTCGCATCGAATAAAGTTTCATGCCAGTGGTTGTGACAACCACTGCTTTGCCATTAACGTAAATTTGGGCAATGTCGGTTCTACCTTCCGCATTTAGTTGTGTGTGTATCCCTTCTAGTTCTGATTGATTTCTTGCTACTGCCACCCTGAAGCTAGTTTCTGATTCAGGCATTAAAATTTCTGGGATATTTAGACGTGTTGCTGATGGCTCTCGTTCGAACCTCATAGAGATTTGAGTTTGCCGCGGAAGTCGGAAAGTTTTTTGTAGCCTTTAATCTCCATAAAATCTTTTAGCTCATTTTGAACTTTTTCAAATATACTCGGACCTTTTTGTAAATACGCGGAGCCTATTTGGACACCGGAAGCACCTGCGAGTATTAATTCAAAAGCGTCTATTCCACTATACACTCCTCCAACCCCAATTACTTGGATTTTATCTTCGAACAGTTCGTAGAATCTGCGGACGTTGGCAAGTGTCGTATATTTTATGTAGCCGCCACCGATTCCACCGAGCCCGCCTTTGGGTTTTATTATTGGTTTTTCGGTGTAAGGATTAATCACGAGGCCGTTGCCTATCGAGTTGATACAAGTCACAAATTTCACCGGGTATTTTTTGGCAACTTCCGCAATTTGGTCAAAGTGGACCAAATCAAAATAGGGCGGAAGTTTAATGCCAAATGGCTTTTTGGAAACTTGGGATACGGCATCCAAAAGTCTAGCCATTTCTTCGACATCATAGCCAACGATCGGTTTGCCGATTGTGTTTGGAGAACCAGGATTAAATTCGACAATGTCGACGTCAGAGTTGTTAAATGCCCGGAACATGATAAGGTCGTCATCCAGAGTCATCCCGCAAATGCTGGCGATAGTCGGTTTTTTGTATTTTTTCTTGAGAATTTTGGCGTAGCGGACGTATTCCTTGTATCCCATATTCGGCAGACCCATCGAGTTGATGGATCCGTAAGCAAGGTCTGCATACCTAGGCAGCGGGTTTCCTTCTCGAGGTTCTATTGTGCAGGATTTCATGGTGATTGCGGAGGATTTTGACTGAGCGATGATCTCTAAATCGGGTAACGTTTCGTCTGCGGGGCCGGAGGCGTTAAAGATGCAAGTTTCAAGTTTTACGCCCGCGATTTTTGTTGTGATATCTGCTTTCATTCGAAGCCCATTTTCTTTCCCCAACCTTTGGGGTCTTTCGCCCAATCCAGAACAATCGAGATTTGGTTTTGTTTTAACAATCCATTTTCTGCCGCGATTTTTGTTGCCGCTTTGAAGTTCGAAAGAGAAACAAGTTTTACTTTCGCCCGTTTGAAGTTGGTTTCTGCTTCTTTCATTCCATAAGTAAAAATTGCAACCTCGCCGACTACTTTGGCTCCTGCCTTTCTTAAGGCCTTTATAACTCTAATCGACGAGCCGCCAGTTGAAACTAAATCTTCTATGACTAAGACTTTTTGACCTTTTTTAATAACACCCTCGATCTGATTTCCTTTACCGTGTTCTTTCGGCTGAGGGCGAACATAAACCATAGGAAGATTTATTTTTTGAGCGATAATGGCAGCGTGAGGAATACCCGCAGTTGCCGCCCCTGCAATGACGTCAATCTTACCCATTCCTTTAACTTTCCGAGTCATGAGGTCGATGACCTTTCTCCATTCTGGTGGGTTTGACATTAATAGGCGATTGTCGGTATAAACTGGGCTGAGAATTCCGTTGGTGTATTTGAAAGGGCGCGAAGGACGAATGAAGATGGCTCCAAGGTTGAAAAGAATAGCGGCTACTTTTTCAGAGTCTGTAGTTGTTGATTTCATCTCTTAAGGTTTGGGCAGAGATTCGAGGATCGTTTGCGTAGATTATGCCGGAGCTGGAGTTGATTATCAAGCCCTTTTTGTCTTTTGTTAACCCATTTTGGAGCGCCTTTTTTAAGTCTCCGCCCTGTGTTCCCATGCCAGGAACCAAGAATGTCATTTTCGGCGCGACCTTTCTAATTTCTTTAAGTTGGGCTGGCCAAGTGGCGCCGACGACCATTAAAAGATTGTGATATTTCTTGTCCCAGCTGGTAACTTTTTTGGCGACTTTTATATAAAGTGGGTCATTTCCAACTTTTAAATCTTGAAAATCTCCTGCTCCAGGGTTAGATGTTCTTGCTAGCACTATTATTCCCTTGTCTCTTCTTTGTAAAAATGGCGTCAGAGAATCTTCGCCCAGATAAGGATTGACTGTAACCGCATCAACTTTTAAAAAGTCGAATACTTCTTTGGCGTACATTTCAGAAGTTGATCCGATGTCGCCTCTTTTGGCGTCTAAAATTATTGGAAGGTGTGGATGTCTCCTTTTAATGTACTGTATTGTTTTTTGTAAATCTTGTATTCCCTGAATTCCCTGAGCGCTGTAAAAGGCAAACTGTGGTTTGTAGCAGCAGACAAGATCTGCGGTTGTGTCGATGATTTTTTTGTTGAAAGCAAACAGAGAAATTTTTTCTTTGAATTTTAAAGGGTCGGGGTCGAGACCTACGCAAAGTAGGCTGTTGTTTGCTTGAACTGCCCGGTCTAACTTCTGTTGAAAATTCACTAGATTTCTTCTCTAAGGCAGTTCGCAAGCAGTGGGGCAGTTGACGCGATTTCGATCTTTTTAGATTTTATACCAGTTGTGATCGTATCGGTAACTATTACTTTATCTATCGTGCTGTTTTCTAGGTTCTTGACAGCGTCCCCAGCAAGGACACCATGGGTTGCGCAAACTAAAACTCTTTTAACGCCTTTTGCTTTTAGTGCTTCGGCGGCTTTTATAATTGTGGTGCCAGTTGAAATGATGTCATCCAAAATTATTGCTGTTTCACCTAGCGATTCTCCGGAAATCGATAAAACTTCGAGTGTTTCCCTTTCGTGAATATTTCTTTTTTTCTCAATAACGACAAGGGGCGCTTCCAAGAGCGACGCGAAATTTCTGGCACGTCTGACGCCGCCAACATCTGGGGCAACGACCACAGGACTTGTTAGTCTTTCACCTTTGACAGCTGCGGCTAGTACCTCTTTTGCACTCAGATGAACAACAGGAACGTCGAAAAAGCCGACTATTGGGTCTGCATGCAGATCGACGGTAATGACTTTTGTTATGCCACTTGTAGTTAATATGTTGGCTACAACTTTTGCGGAAATTGGTTCTCCTTCTCTTGACTGTTTTTCTTTTCTGGCATACCCGTAATAAGGAATGACAGCTGTTATTTTATTAGCACCTGAACGCTTGAGTGCGTCTGCTATCAGCGCGAGTTCTATAATGTGATCGTTAGTAGGAGCGCTCGTTGATTGAACGATAAAAACGTTTGCGTTGTTAACGTCTTCCTGGATCCAGACGTCAGATTCGGTATCAGAAAAATGACCGACTTCTATTTTTCCAAGGGGAATTTTTGATTTTTGAGAAATTAATTTTGCGAGGTTGGGGCTGGCACTGCCTGCAAAGATTTTGGCTGCCATTTTGTTAAATTTAGAATTTTACTTCGATGTCTTTCTTCGCATTGGGTTCGGCTTCAAAAAATTCTTCTTCACTAAAACCAAACATCCCTGCAAGAAGCACGTTTGGAAATACCTTTATTTTGGTGTTGTAATCCAGAACGTTTGCGTTGTAAAACTGTCTTGCGGATGCGATTTTTGTTTCTGTATCCGAAAGTTCTTGTTGCAACTCTTTGAAATTTTCTGAGGCTTTGAGGTTTGGGTAAGCTTCCGCAACGGCAAAAAGCGTTTTTAGAGCGCCTGCCAACATGTTGTTTGCTTCCGCTGCCTGGTGTGGGTTTTTAGCTCCAAGCAGTGCGGACCTTGCTTTGGTGACGTTTTCGAAAACCGATTTTTCGTGTTTGGCGTAACCTTTAACTGTTTCGATTAAATTAGGTATAAGCGAGGACCTTCTTTTTAGCTGGACTTCGATTTGAGACCAGGCTTCTCGGATTCTGACCCTCGCAGTCACAAGACTGTTATAGAGAAACCAGATAAAAACTGCAATTACAATTAGTACGCTAGCTGCTCCTATTAAAACGGGTGACATTTCACAAAATTATATGCTAAACCCCGTTAAAAAGTCTAGAACTGGTTAGAGCGAGTTGTTCAGCTATTGTATGGCTATTTTTTAAACGGGGTAAAGAGCTTCTTGAACTCAACCCAAGGCCGTGTATTGGTTATATCTTTTTTAGTTGCCCACCCGCGTCTTGCGACAGAAACTCCAAAGTGCATGTTATCCATTTGACCAACTGCGTGTGCGTCTGTGTTGATTATGAATTTAATCCCGTAACTTAGCGCTTCTCTGACAAGCGTATCCGGAAGATCGAGCCTGCTTGGCCAGGCATTAATTTCTAGCATGGTTCCTGTTTTTTGACATTCTTCAAATACTTTTGGCCAATCAACATCGTAGGACTCTCTTTGCAGTAAGAGCCTTCCTGTGGGGTGCGAAATGAGCTGTACATAGGGAGATCGACACGCGACGAGGAGCCTTTCTGTGATTGTCTTTTTGTCCTGGCTGTGGCTCGAGTGAATACCTGCAATGGAGCCATCGAGGAGCTTAAGCCCTTCAACGGGAACCGAAAGTTCTCCATTGGTAAGAATATCTATTTCGAGTAAATTTAACAGTCCAATATTTTTGTTCGAGGACTTTAATTGTTCTATTTTGTCTTTTCTCTTCTTAATGAGGTCTACTATCTTAGCTTTTGAATGGGTAGAGACGCCGGGTGAATGATCGGATAGGCCGATGTA is part of the Candidatus Curtissbacteria bacterium genome and encodes:
- a CDS encoding LemA family protein: MSPVLIGAASVLIVIAVFIWFLYNSLVTARVRIREAWSQIEVQLKRRSSLIPNLIETVKGYAKHEKSVFENVTKARSALLGAKNPHQAAEANNMLAGALKTLFAVAEAYPNLKASENFKELQQELSDTETKIASARQFYNANVLDYNTKIKVFPNVLLAGMFGFSEEEFFEAEPNAKKDIEVKF